Proteins from a genomic interval of Amycolatopsis sp. cg13:
- a CDS encoding GntR family transcriptional regulator, with product MPETASAGPRRTGPANLNAMAAQEIRRRVFSGQLRAGAKIDQEALADELGISKLPIREALITLDHEGVVEHIARRGAFVARMTRDDIRDHFRVFGVVSGLAAERAAKNLSPESLQAMHDLADRMESAVDRADQERLNFEFHRRINYAADSRRLLSLLGILGKTVSHGFYEAHEDWPDKARADHRLILAALSARSAARARTLVEKHLADAGERAVALLEKQGFWDH from the coding sequence ATGCCCGAAACCGCGAGTGCCGGACCGCGCCGCACCGGCCCGGCGAACCTCAACGCGATGGCCGCGCAGGAGATCCGGCGACGGGTCTTTTCCGGCCAGCTGCGCGCGGGCGCGAAGATTGACCAGGAAGCGCTCGCCGACGAGCTCGGCATCAGCAAGCTGCCCATCCGCGAAGCGCTGATCACCCTCGACCACGAGGGCGTCGTCGAGCACATCGCCCGCCGCGGCGCTTTCGTCGCCCGGATGACGCGCGACGACATCCGGGACCACTTCCGCGTGTTCGGCGTCGTGTCCGGATTGGCCGCGGAGCGCGCGGCGAAGAACCTTTCGCCGGAAAGCCTGCAGGCGATGCACGATCTGGCGGACCGGATGGAGTCCGCAGTGGACCGTGCCGACCAGGAACGGCTGAACTTCGAGTTCCACCGCAGGATCAACTACGCCGCCGACTCGCGCCGGCTCCTCTCGCTCCTCGGCATCCTGGGCAAGACGGTGTCGCACGGGTTTTACGAGGCGCACGAGGACTGGCCGGACAAGGCACGGGCTGACCACCGGCTGATCCTGGCGGCGTTGTCGGCTCGCTCAGCCGCCCGAGCGCGAACGCTCGTGGAGAAACACCTCGCCGACGCGGGCGAGCGCGCGGTCGCTTTGCTTGAGAAGCAAGGATTCTGGGACCACTGA
- a CDS encoding MaoC family dehydratase N-terminal domain-containing protein produces MTGWQPHAVTTAELVDPAPVAALAALFDNGLPAPRPGEDLPPLWHWVALPRWPVSSELGPDGHPARGTFLPPTDLPRRMFAGGEVVLHRSPKIGETVTRRSIADSVTEKSGRSGQLAIVVVRTVLSGVDGAPLVEERQDIIYREADATASEAPVEPADLAGAPFRRSGDGWDFATDPTLLMRFSAATANPHRIHYDWPYATRVEGYPGLVVHGPLMSLALAEVLRLDSPAARVTRLAHRNLAPLFCGQPAQLRTEPRPGGATLTLTGDAGPRTSLEADYHEEGTPHA; encoded by the coding sequence GTGACCGGCTGGCAACCCCATGCCGTCACGACCGCGGAACTGGTGGACCCGGCCCCGGTCGCGGCACTGGCCGCGCTCTTCGACAACGGACTTCCCGCACCCCGGCCGGGCGAGGACCTGCCGCCGCTGTGGCACTGGGTCGCACTCCCCCGCTGGCCGGTCTCCTCGGAACTCGGCCCCGACGGACACCCGGCGCGCGGCACCTTCCTTCCGCCGACCGACCTGCCCCGGCGGATGTTCGCCGGGGGCGAGGTCGTGCTGCACCGGTCGCCGAAAATCGGCGAGACCGTGACCCGTAGGTCCATTGCGGACTCCGTGACCGAGAAGTCCGGCCGCTCCGGACAGCTGGCGATCGTCGTGGTGCGGACCGTTCTGTCCGGTGTGGACGGTGCACCGCTCGTCGAGGAACGGCAGGACATCATCTACCGCGAAGCGGACGCGACCGCCTCCGAAGCACCGGTGGAACCCGCTGACCTCGCGGGTGCTCCGTTCCGCCGCAGCGGGGACGGCTGGGATTTCGCCACCGACCCCACCCTGCTGATGCGCTTCTCCGCAGCCACCGCGAACCCGCACCGCATCCACTACGACTGGCCCTACGCCACCCGGGTCGAGGGCTACCCGGGCTTGGTCGTGCACGGGCCGTTGATGTCGCTCGCGCTGGCCGAAGTGCTGCGCCTGGACTCCCCCGCCGCGCGAGTCACCCGGCTGGCGCACCGCAACCTGGCCCCGCTGTTCTGCGGCCAGCCCGCACAGCTGCGAACCGAACCCCGCCCCGGCGGCGCGACCCTGACCCTCACCGGGGACGCCGGACCGCGCACCAGCCTCGAAGCCGACTATCACGAGGAAGGCACTCCCCATGCGTGA
- a CDS encoding acyl-CoA dehydrogenase family protein — MAAAVTPEDFRPILELVRDFVRAKVVPREQEIMDGNAIPDDLRRQAAEMGLFGYAIPQEWGGLGLDLTQDVELAMEFGYTSLALRSMFGTNNGIAGQVLVGFGTDEQKTQWLERIASGEVVASFALTEPGAGSNPAGLRTKAVRDGDDWVIDGQKRFITNAPIADLFVVFARTRPADESGPGIAVFLVPADTPGLEVGPKDKKMGQEGAWTADVTFSNVRVPASALVGGNEDDGYRAAMTSLARGRVHIAALAVGSAQRALDESVTYAASATQGGQAIGDFQLVQAMLANQQTGVMAGRALVRETAARYVSGEDRRIGPSAAKLYCTEMAGKVADLAVQIHGGTGYMRDVPVERIYRDIRLLRLYEGTSEIQRLIIGGGLVRQAKKAQK, encoded by the coding sequence ATGGCAGCAGCGGTGACTCCCGAGGACTTCCGGCCGATCCTGGAGCTGGTGCGCGACTTCGTCCGGGCGAAGGTCGTTCCGCGCGAGCAGGAGATCATGGACGGCAACGCCATCCCCGACGACCTGCGCAGGCAGGCCGCCGAGATGGGCCTGTTCGGCTACGCGATCCCCCAGGAATGGGGCGGGCTCGGGCTCGACCTGACCCAGGACGTCGAACTGGCGATGGAGTTCGGCTACACGTCGCTGGCGCTGCGGTCGATGTTCGGGACCAACAACGGCATCGCCGGGCAGGTGCTGGTCGGCTTCGGCACCGACGAGCAGAAAACGCAGTGGCTGGAGCGCATCGCCTCGGGCGAGGTCGTCGCGTCGTTCGCGCTGACCGAGCCCGGTGCCGGGTCCAATCCCGCGGGACTGCGGACCAAGGCGGTGCGCGACGGGGACGACTGGGTGATCGACGGGCAGAAGCGGTTCATCACCAACGCGCCGATCGCGGATCTGTTCGTCGTGTTCGCCCGTACCCGTCCCGCTGACGAGTCCGGGCCGGGCATCGCGGTGTTTCTCGTGCCCGCGGACACTCCGGGGCTCGAGGTGGGGCCGAAGGACAAGAAGATGGGCCAGGAAGGTGCCTGGACCGCGGACGTCACCTTCAGCAACGTCCGGGTGCCTGCGTCCGCTCTTGTCGGCGGCAACGAGGACGACGGGTATCGCGCCGCGATGACCTCCCTCGCGCGGGGTCGCGTGCATATCGCCGCGCTGGCTGTGGGTTCGGCGCAGCGGGCGCTGGACGAATCCGTCACGTACGCCGCTTCGGCGACCCAGGGCGGTCAGGCGATCGGCGATTTCCAGCTGGTGCAAGCAATGCTGGCTAATCAGCAGACCGGGGTGATGGCCGGGCGCGCGCTGGTGCGCGAGACCGCGGCGCGCTACGTGTCCGGTGAAGACCGGCGGATCGGGCCATCGGCCGCGAAGCTGTACTGCACGGAGATGGCGGGCAAGGTCGCCGACCTCGCGGTCCAGATCCACGGCGGCACCGGATACATGCGCGACGTCCCCGTCGAACGCATCTACCGCGACATCCGGCTCCTGCGGCTCTACGAAGGCACCAGCGAAATCCAACGCCTCATCATCGGCGGCGGCCTCGTCCGCCAAGCCAAGAAAGCACAGAAATGA
- a CDS encoding CoA transferase, with protein MNPALLAGLRVVELSAYVATPLCGLTLAQLGADVVRVEPLGGAADRTRWPLSDSGTSLYWSGLNKGKRAVAVDLESEVDRRRVADLIVDGGPCVVVTNTERHADLGYEALSERRPDLIHVLLTGRADGGAAVDYTVQAATGFPLLTGTGSAPVNHVVPAWDVCAGLYLAVGLLAAERHRLITGEGRSIRVALEDVALATAGNLGYLAEAQLTDHTRTKSGNEIYGTYGDDFETADGVRVMIVLLTERHWHKMLAATGLAGAFAGLSEALGISFATESDRYRHRDVISPLLARWFGQTPYTEAAEVLTRHRILWERYRSFAELGRDGGAAFRGLALFGEVEQPGAGTHWAPKSPIQVDGARLDPRVAPEVGEHNDDVLGATPEISPP; from the coding sequence ATGAACCCCGCGCTGCTGGCCGGACTGCGGGTGGTCGAGCTGTCCGCGTACGTCGCGACGCCGTTGTGCGGGCTCACCCTCGCCCAGCTCGGCGCGGACGTCGTCCGGGTCGAACCCCTCGGCGGAGCCGCCGACCGCACCCGCTGGCCCTTGTCGGACTCCGGGACCAGCCTCTACTGGTCCGGACTGAACAAAGGAAAGCGCGCAGTCGCCGTCGACCTGGAGTCCGAAGTGGACCGTCGCAGGGTAGCCGACCTGATCGTCGACGGCGGCCCGTGCGTGGTCGTCACCAACACCGAACGACACGCCGACCTCGGCTACGAGGCACTGAGCGAGCGGCGGCCCGACCTCATCCACGTCCTGCTGACCGGCCGAGCCGACGGCGGCGCGGCAGTCGACTACACCGTCCAGGCCGCGACCGGCTTCCCGCTGCTCACCGGGACGGGTTCCGCGCCGGTCAACCATGTGGTGCCCGCGTGGGACGTCTGCGCCGGGCTGTACCTCGCGGTGGGCCTGCTGGCCGCCGAACGGCACCGGCTGATCACCGGAGAGGGCCGGTCTATTCGGGTCGCACTGGAAGACGTCGCGCTCGCCACCGCCGGAAACCTCGGCTATCTCGCCGAAGCACAGCTCACCGACCATACTCGGACGAAATCCGGCAACGAGATCTACGGTACTTATGGCGACGATTTCGAGACCGCCGACGGCGTCCGGGTGATGATCGTGCTGCTCACCGAACGGCACTGGCACAAAATGCTCGCCGCGACCGGGCTCGCGGGGGCCTTCGCCGGGTTGAGCGAAGCGCTCGGGATCTCGTTCGCCACCGAATCCGACCGGTACCGGCACCGCGACGTGATCTCCCCGCTGCTGGCGCGATGGTTCGGGCAGACGCCGTACACGGAGGCGGCGGAAGTGCTTACGCGGCACCGCATTTTGTGGGAGCGCTACCGAAGCTTCGCCGAACTCGGCCGGGACGGCGGTGCCGCGTTCCGCGGACTGGCGTTGTTCGGGGAGGTCGAGCAGCCTGGTGCGGGGACGCATTGGGCGCCGAAGTCACCGATCCAGGTGGACGGGGCTCGGCTCGATCCCCGGGTTGCTCCGGAGGTTGGGGAGCATAACGACGATGTGCTGGGCGCGACACCGGAAATCAGCCCCCCGTGA
- a CDS encoding acetyl-CoA C-acetyltransferase, giving the protein MRDAVICEPVRTPIGRFGGALKTVPAADLGTIALNGLLERTGLPADAIDDVILGHCYPSAEAPAIGRVVALDAGLPVTVPGMQVDRRCGSGLQSVLLAALQVQAGASDLIVAGGAESMSNTVFYANDLRWGAGGAGVHLHDSLTRGRQTPGGKHYPVPGGMLETAENLRRQYNISREEQDRLAAESHRRAVAAQQSGVFAEEIIPVPVETRKGTVVVDTDEHPRPDTTVETLAKLRPVLGKQDPEATVTAGNASGQNDAAAVCIVTTRERADQLGLRPLVRLVSHGVAGVEPKVMGIGPVPASALALERAGLKISDIDLIELNEAFAAQSLACTREWNFGESDFDRLNVHGSGISLGHPVGATGTRILTTMAREMQRREARYGLETMCIGGGQGLAAVFERVSE; this is encoded by the coding sequence ATGCGTGACGCCGTCATCTGCGAACCCGTCCGAACCCCGATCGGCCGCTTCGGCGGTGCGCTCAAGACCGTGCCCGCCGCCGACCTCGGCACCATTGCGCTCAACGGCTTGCTGGAACGCACCGGACTGCCCGCCGACGCGATCGACGACGTCATCCTCGGCCACTGCTACCCCAGCGCCGAAGCCCCGGCGATCGGCCGGGTCGTCGCCCTCGACGCCGGGCTGCCGGTCACCGTGCCCGGAATGCAGGTCGACCGCCGCTGCGGTTCCGGGCTGCAGTCGGTGCTCCTGGCCGCACTGCAGGTACAGGCGGGCGCGAGCGACCTCATCGTCGCGGGCGGCGCGGAAAGCATGTCCAACACCGTCTTCTACGCCAACGACCTCCGCTGGGGTGCCGGCGGCGCGGGCGTCCACCTGCACGACTCGCTCACCCGCGGCCGCCAAACCCCCGGCGGCAAGCACTACCCGGTACCCGGCGGCATGCTCGAAACCGCCGAAAACCTCCGCCGCCAATACAACATCAGCCGCGAAGAACAAGACCGGCTCGCCGCCGAATCGCACCGACGGGCCGTCGCCGCCCAGCAATCCGGGGTCTTCGCCGAGGAGATCATCCCGGTGCCGGTCGAGACGCGGAAGGGCACCGTCGTCGTGGACACCGACGAACACCCCCGGCCCGACACCACCGTCGAAACGCTCGCCAAGCTGCGACCGGTACTGGGCAAACAAGACCCGGAAGCGACGGTCACCGCAGGCAACGCGAGCGGCCAGAACGACGCCGCCGCCGTCTGCATCGTCACCACCCGCGAACGCGCCGACCAACTGGGCCTGCGCCCGTTGGTACGACTCGTCTCCCATGGCGTCGCAGGAGTCGAACCGAAGGTGATGGGCATCGGGCCCGTGCCCGCCTCCGCGTTGGCTCTCGAACGCGCCGGGCTGAAGATCTCCGACATCGACCTGATCGAACTCAACGAAGCGTTCGCCGCGCAGTCGCTGGCGTGCACCCGCGAATGGAACTTCGGCGAGTCCGACTTCGACCGGCTCAACGTCCACGGCTCCGGCATCTCCCTCGGCCACCCCGTCGGAGCCACCGGCACCCGGATCCTCACGACCATGGCGCGGGAAATGCAGCGCCGCGAAGCCCGCTACGGACTCGAAACCATGTGCATCGGCGGCGGACAGGGCCTCGCCGCGGTGTTCGAGCGGGTGTCGGAGTGA
- a CDS encoding CoA ester lyase yields MTSRAATRAREAATLLFVPGDRPERFGKAVASGASLAVLDLEDAVAPDRKEYAREQVVAWLEENPECAVRVNAAGTAWHDEDLAVLRRRRCTVMLPMAEPATTRAAAEQLGVLPAVIALVETARGILDARETATVPNVQRLAFGSFDLAAELGADPADRDAFVAARGALVLASASAGLPGPIDGVTADLNNELHLTDEVHYARRLGFTGKLCVHPKQVPVAAAALRPTREEIRWAQSILDAGAGGAAAVNGQMIDKPVLERAQRVLRQAREGNGR; encoded by the coding sequence ATGACCAGCCGCGCCGCTACGCGGGCGCGGGAAGCGGCCACCCTGCTGTTCGTTCCCGGTGACCGGCCGGAGCGCTTCGGCAAGGCCGTCGCCTCGGGGGCGAGCTTGGCCGTGCTCGACCTGGAGGACGCCGTCGCGCCGGACCGCAAGGAGTACGCGCGGGAACAAGTCGTCGCGTGGCTCGAGGAGAACCCCGAGTGCGCGGTGCGCGTGAACGCGGCCGGCACCGCCTGGCACGACGAAGACCTCGCCGTGCTCAGGCGACGCCGGTGCACGGTGATGCTGCCGATGGCCGAACCGGCGACGACGCGTGCGGCGGCCGAACAACTCGGCGTGCTGCCAGCCGTGATCGCGCTGGTCGAAACCGCACGGGGCATCCTGGACGCGCGGGAGACCGCGACCGTGCCGAACGTCCAGCGCCTCGCGTTCGGCAGCTTCGATCTGGCGGCAGAGCTGGGTGCCGATCCGGCCGACCGGGACGCGTTCGTCGCGGCACGGGGCGCACTCGTGCTCGCTTCGGCGTCGGCCGGGCTGCCCGGGCCGATCGACGGCGTCACCGCGGATCTGAACAACGAACTGCACCTCACCGACGAAGTCCACTACGCGCGGCGGCTCGGGTTCACCGGAAAGCTGTGCGTGCACCCGAAACAGGTGCCCGTCGCCGCCGCTGCACTGCGCCCGACCCGCGAGGAAATCCGCTGGGCACAGTCGATCCTCGACGCCGGTGCGGGCGGCGCGGCCGCGGTGAACGGGCAGATGATCGACAAGCCAGTGCTGGAACGTGCTCAGCGCGTCCTCCGGCAGGCACGAGAAGGGAACGGGCGATGA
- the fabG gene encoding 3-oxoacyl-ACP reductase FabG, whose product MTLLNGRTAVITGGAQGIGLAIAELFVAQGARVVLGDIDGDAAAKAAGSLDGVGVACDVTKASDVDALLAAAPSPVDVFVNNAGITRDATMRTMTEDDFDQVISVHLKGTWNGTRKAAAIMRERKRGAIVNLSSLSGKVGMVGQTNYSAAKAGIVGLTKAAAKEMAHHGVRVNAIQPGLIRTAMTEAMPQKAWDQKMAEIPMHRAGEVSEIASVALFLASDLSSYMTGTVLEVTGGRFM is encoded by the coding sequence ATGACTCTCCTCAACGGCCGGACCGCTGTGATCACCGGCGGCGCGCAAGGCATCGGGCTCGCCATCGCCGAACTGTTCGTCGCCCAGGGCGCCCGCGTGGTGCTCGGCGACATCGACGGCGATGCGGCCGCGAAAGCCGCCGGGAGCTTGGACGGCGTCGGGGTCGCCTGCGACGTCACCAAAGCGTCCGATGTGGACGCTCTGCTCGCCGCGGCCCCGTCTCCGGTGGACGTGTTCGTCAACAACGCGGGCATCACCCGCGACGCGACCATGCGGACGATGACCGAGGACGACTTCGACCAGGTCATCTCCGTGCACCTCAAAGGCACCTGGAACGGCACCCGCAAAGCCGCCGCCATCATGCGCGAACGCAAGCGCGGCGCGATCGTCAACCTCTCCTCGCTGTCGGGCAAAGTCGGCATGGTCGGGCAGACCAACTACTCCGCCGCCAAAGCCGGAATCGTCGGGCTGACCAAGGCCGCGGCCAAAGAAATGGCGCACCACGGCGTCCGCGTGAACGCGATTCAGCCGGGCCTGATCCGCACCGCCATGACCGAAGCCATGCCGCAGAAAGCCTGGGACCAGAAGATGGCCGAGATCCCGATGCACCGCGCGGGCGAAGTCAGCGAAATCGCTTCGGTGGCGCTGTTCCTCGCCTCCGACCTGTCCTCCTACATGACCGGCACCGTCCTCGAAGTGACCGGCGGGCGATTCATGTGA